TTCAGGCGTTGCTGCAATCAGATGCTCTCTTTTTTCAACGAAACCACCAAGATAATAAGGCATGCCGCAGTTTGCAAAAGACATTGTTCCATCTTTTTCAAATACGATGATTTCAGCTTCTTCATCAAGCATGCGCAGCTGGGAAGCAAACGTGGCACCACCAGCGACACCGCCGATTACCAGCACTTTCTTAGTCATGTTATCAATCCAATCAATGTTCAGATTTTTTATTCAGGAAAAAGATTGCAAGTGTACCCGGACCGGCGTGTGCACCGACTGCTGAACCGATCATTCCCGTAAAGAAGGAAGTTGTACCGAACTCATTTTCAATCATTGTTTTCATTTCTTCAGCTAACGGCTCATCATCACCGTGACTGATGCCAATTATCTGCTGATCAAGCTGGTCTCCGCGTTCTCTCATCACTTCAATGATTCTCTTCATCAGCTTCTTTTTACCGCGCAGCTTTTCAAGCGGGACAAGCTTTCCGTCCTCAACGTGCAGCAGCGGTTTAATATTTAACAGCCCACCGATAAATGCAGAGGCCTTAGACACGCGTCCGCCTTTTGCCAGATAATCAAGGTCCTCAACGGTAAAAAGATGTTCCATATGCTCATATTGAAACTTCACTTCTGCTTCGATCTGTTCAAATGTAGCACCTTCTGACAGCATCTGAGCTGCTTTCACAACAACAAGACCATATCCGAGAGATGCACACTTTGTATCAAGGATCGTCAAATCCAGATCAGGATATTCCTCTTTTACCTGATCCCTGATCATAACGGCTGTCTGATAAGTGCCTGAGAGCTCAGATGAAAAAGCGATATATAAACCTTTATTGCCTGACTTTGCAAGTGCTGTGAATACTTCCTCCATCTTCTTAGGACTCGCCTGTGAAGTCTTCGGATGCCCTCCATTACGGATCGAGTCGAATACATCCTTAGACTTAATTGATACGATGTCTTCGTATTCTTCATCTCCTATATGTACATGGAGTGGGAGGAGTGTTATATTATGTTCTGTGAAAAATTTACCCGGTAAATCACTTGCGCTGTCTGCAATCAGTTGAATGTTCATTTTAGTAGCTCCTTTACATTTTGTCATAACCTTTTAGACAGGCATTGTTCCACGTCTAAAAGGATTAGTCTGTACAGCTTTCGTCATACTACTAAGTGTATCGATTAAATGAAGAATTTACAATCAGATTAGTGTAGTGACGGGTAAATTAGGTAAAGTATAAATAAGTGATATAGAAGGGAAGGGTGAATTGTGGCAGAAACGAGAGATGCCTTTAGTCTGGCTCATGTATCAAAAGAAAATATCTGGCTTGAAACGAAAAAAATTGCCATTGTCATTATCGGGGCAGTTTTGAATGCCGTCGCACTGAACCTGTTCTTAATTCCTGCAAATGTTTTTGCCAGCGGCTTTACAGGAGCGGCTCAGCTCTTATCTAATATTCTTCTGGAATTTACACCGATCTTTATCTCGACAGGGGTACTCCTGCTGATCCTTAATATCCCGGCGATCATTCTCGGGTGGTTCAGGGTTGGGAAGATGTTCACAATCTACAGTCTGGTTTCAGTAGGTTTTACGACCATTGCGCTTGAAATTATTCCAGTCGTTGAGGTGTCTCCTGATATCTTACTAAACGCAGTGTTTGGTGGCGTTATTGCCGGCGTTGGCGTAGGGATGACCCTGAAATGGGGTGCTTCTACTGGTGGTATGGACATTATTGCGATGATCTTATCAAGACTGAATGATAAGCCTGTAGGTATTTATTTCTTCGCCATGAATGCGGGGATTATCCTGCTTGCAAGTGCTTTATTCGGCTGGGAAAAAGGTTTATACACACTCGTTACACTGTATGCGTCAACACGTATGATTGATGCGCTTCATACACGTCATGAAAAGCTTACTGCGATGATTGTTACTGACAAATCTTCTGTATTGAAAAAAGCAATTCATGACAAGATGGTCAGAGGGATTACAATTGTTCCGGCTCGGGGTGCTTTTGCGGATGATCCTAAGGAAATGCTGATTATGGTAATTACACGTTATGAGCTGTTTGAACTTGAGCGGATTATTCATCAGACGGATCCGCATGCGTTTACAAATATTATTCAGACGACTGGAATCTTCGGGTTTTTCAGGAAAGATGATTAGAAAAACGGCTGCTTCTTTTTCAGAGGCAGCCGTTTTGTGATTTACATAACCGTTTCGCTCCGTTTCAGGCGGACGCTTTCCGGACGGCGGTTGCTGAGCCTCCTCAGGCTTCGCCTTGCGGGGTCTCAGCTTCCCGCTATTCGTCCCGGAGTCGCCGCCTTCCACTCCGCTACACTTGATTTAGGTATAAACTGGCGTGATTTCAATAAGCCATTGCTTCTGTAACTTACCTGATAAAGTGAATAACAGATTTAATATTTAATATTCAACCGGTCTTCTAAGAATAATGAGATGCCATCTTCGTTGTTGGTAGCGGTGATGTGTTTGGCTGTGGATCTGACGGTGTCGATTCCGTTGCCCATTGCGACGCCGAGCCCTGCGTAATCGAGCATTTCGAGGTCGTTATCTTCGTCTCCAAAGGCAATGATGCGATCTTTTGAGATCCCATAGTGATCAGCCACTTTTTTCAGTCCGACTGCTTTATTCAGACCGGATTTGACGATTTCGATCACGTGCCACGGCGCGCCCCAGCGTCTGTGATCGATCACTTCAGCATGAACTTCGCTGAGATGATTTCTGATACTTTCAACATGTGATTCATCAGCATGTATCAATAAACTCGTCGGGTTAGCCGGCAGGTAGGTTCTGAGGTCTCCTGCTGTAATGGTGGGGTTACCGAAGCTGAATATATCAAGCAGCTTTTCATCATGATAATGAAGGTACACATCATCAAGAATTTCAGCTACCATATTATGAAATTCATAGTCGTGTACTGCTTCTACAATATCCCTTACAACATTCAGGTTCATCGGTTCATGATGAAGTCCCCACTTTTGGTCAAGAGGGTGGTGAACATAAGCGCCGTTGAAATTCACAATCGGTGTATGGAGATCAAGCTCCTTATAATAGGCTTCACTCGCTCTAAAAGGTCTTCCGGTTGCAATCATCACTTCATGACCGGCTTCTTTTGCTTTTAAGAGCGTTCTTTTTGTTCTCTCGGAAATGACTTTTTCATCTGTCAGCAGAGTGCCATCGAGGTCTAATGCAATTAAATGTTTATCCATTGGAATACGCTCCTTCGCTTCTACGTCCTGACTCAATTGTATCACTCGAAGAAGATAAGGTGAAATAGTATACCACAATATGGTTATATGATAATATATGAGCGAAAAGGATTGAGAGGAGCATCAGCGTTGATCGAAATACATAATCAGAATATTGCAGGTATACCATGTTTACTGGTTGAAAATAAGCAGGTTCAGCATTCCCCGGTCATTTTTTTCTTCCACGGTTTTATGAGTGCTAAAGAACACAATCTTCATTATGCATACCTTTTAGCGGAAAAAGGTATTAATGTCGTCTTACCTGATGCAGCCTATCATGGTGCGCGATCCGATGGTTCTGATGAGATGGTCATGAGCACGCGCTTTTGGCAGATTGTTGTCAGGTCCATCGAGGAGTTTAATGCAATGAAACAGGAGCTGGTCTCAACCGGCTATGCTAAAGAAGGTAAAATCGGTGCAGCAGGAACGTCAATGGGCGGTATTACAACGCTTGGATCGCTCAAACGCTATGAATGGATCCACACAGGGGTGAGTCTGATGGGCTCTCCGGCTTATGTAGGCTTTGCGAAAGCACAGATCCAGCACTTTGAAAGAAACGGCTTTAAACTGCCAATGAGTGATGAGGAAATTGATGAACAGTTGAAGGTACTTGAAGCATATGACCTCAGTCTTCATCCTGAAAAGCTGAACAATAGACCGCTTATGTTCTGGCACGGCAAGGCTGATACAGTTGTTCCTTATGAGCCGACATATGCATTTTTCAAATCTATCCATCAGGCCTATGATAACAAGGAAAACCTCAAATTTATAACTGAAGAGACTGAAGGTCATAAAGTGACAAGAAAAGGGTTGCTTGAAACCATTAAGTGGTTTGATCTTCATATGCAAACCTGACAGTTTCAGTGAACGCATTTTTTTGTTATGATAAAGGCAAAGCGTTAAAGGAGTGATTGGATGGATCAGGATACTAAAGACAGCATCATGGGTGCCCTTGAACAGGTTATTGACCCTGAGCTTGGTATTGATATCGTAAACTTAGGCCTTGTCTATGATGTGTTTATGGACGATGCAGGAAATACAGAAGTTAAGATGACATTGACATCTATGGGTTGTCCGCTTGCACCGGTTATTGTTGACCAGGTAAAAGCAGCACTTGCAGATGTACCAGAAGTAAAAGAAGTAGACGTTAATATTGTCTGGAGCCCGCCATGGAGCAAAGACAATATGTCACGCTACGCTAAGATCGCGTTGGGTATTACGTGATCAACCAAATGAAAAACCGCTGGATCCTTAATGGGTTCAGCGGTTTTTTTGTAGAAAATGTTTTTCAGCGGGGGTGGGTGCTTAGCGGTAAAGGCTATAAGCGTTCAAATAACGAAAAAGGTGATAGTAATCATGGGATAGGTGTAAGAATAATATGCATAGATGACAGATAAAATTTGCCCTTGGTCGAAGAGTATCGAATAAAACTCATTAGTGTCAGAAAAATTCAAAATACCGATAGATTTATTGCAAAAGGTGAACGAATTCCAGCCACCTCAACTTTCACTCCCCACTCAAAAAAGGCTCAGCCGTCAACACGGCCAAGCCCTCCAATAATTAAATGAAACAATTACCTATATGCAACGTACATAAGGAAACCAATTCTTTATGAAATCCAAAGGACAAGTAAAACAATTGGACCTACTGTCAGACAGTAAATCGCAAAATAAATCAGATTACCCTTCGCCATAATATTCATAAACCACTTAAGCGAGAAGTATGAAGCAATGAGTGATGCGATAAATGCCAGCAGGTAAGGCAGCCACAGGTCAGCAAGATTATCATCCTGCAGAAAATCTGAAAAGCTCAGTACCATACCGCCAAGGCTTACAGGGACAAACAGCAGGAAAGAATAGCGCAGTGCTGTTTCCTGGTGAATCCCTCTTGCCATAGCTGCGACAATTGTTGCACCGCTCCGGCTGATACCCGGTATCAGTGCGATTGCCTGAGCACCACCGATGATTAATGCATCCTTAATAGACATTCCGCTCTCGCCGCGTTTACCACGCAGGTTTCTGATCAAAAATAATGCGATACCTGTGATCATTAATGTAATCGCAACCGTCTGAGGGCCTGAAAGACGTGAAATATCATCATCAAACAGAACGCCGATTACACCGGCAGGAATTGTACCGATAATCAGATACAAAATAAAGTTGAATTCAGTTTTATCTTCAGGCTTTCTTGTTTTTATGTAGCCGAGGCCTCTGGTGATCAGACGCATAATATCTTCTCTGAAAACGAGCAAAACTGCGATCAGTGAAGCTGAGTTCACCATTAATTCAAACGTAAAGTTGTTTCCTTCAATTTCAATACCGAGAAAATATTGTGCCAGCTGAAGATGTCCGCTGGATGAGATTGGAATCGGTTCAGTAAATCCCTGAAACAATCCGAGAAAAGTAAATTTTAATAGTAACCAAAGCTGTTCAATTTCCATAAAATCCTCCATTATTTTAGCATCACACGCTCTTAATTTAACCACCGAAAAGGGAAGATGTAAAGTGCTGGTTCTTTACAATTTGATGAAGAGAATGATAAAATACGACAAAAGGTCAAAGAAGGTCAAAGGAGTGATCGGATGAAATTGGATCAAATGACATACAGTGTGCAGGACGCATTTGCAGAAGGAAAAGAGCTCGCAGTGAATAGTCAGCATTCTTCTATTGATATAGAACATGTCTTCGCCGCAATGCTGAATAACGATTTTACAGGACGTCTTTTAACTGGTATCGAACTTGATGTGGCTGAGGTCAAAGCCTATATTTCAAACAGACTTTCCTCATTTCCAGTGATTCATTCTGAAGGGTATGATCCTGTTTTTGCCGGGGACGTCGGGTTGTGGCTGAAAAAATCCGAAGAGATAATGAAAGAGTATACGGATGAGTTTCTATCATTAGAACATCTGATGCTCGGTCTTATGCAACTGCCACACCTTGACACAGTAAAGTATTTGTACACAAATAGTAAAGGGCCTGATGCGTTAAAACAGGTAATCGATGAGATCAGAGGGGGAAGAAGAGTGACAACTCAAAATCCTGAAGTAGCATATGAAGCACTATCCAAATACGGACGCGACTTAGTGGAAGAAGTGAAAAAAGGAAAAATGGATCCTGTCATCGGGCGTGATGCAGAAATCAGACACGTTATCAGAATCCTGTCCCGTAAAACAAAAAATAACCCTGTTCTGATCGGTGAACCGGGTGTTGGTAAAACCGCTATTGTAGAAGGACTTGCACAGCGGATTGTCAGAAAGGATGTACCTGAAGGACTTAAGGATAAAATTGTCTTTGAACTTGATATGAGCGCGCTTGTAGCAGGTGCAAAGTTTCGGGGGGAATTTGAGGAAAGACTGAAAGCGGTACTTGCTGAAGTGAAAAATAGCGATGGACAGATCATCCTGTTTATTGATGAATTACACATGATTGTGGGTGCCGGGAAAACGGAAGGTTCAATGGATGCAGGAAATATGCTGAAGCCGATGCTTGCTCGTGGCGAAATTCACTGTATTGGTGCGACTACATTAAATGAACACAGACAGTATATCGAAAAAGATCCTGCGCTTGAACGGAGATTCCAGCAGGTCATGGTGCAAGAGCCGGATGAAGATGATACAGTTTCGATTCTGAGAGGACTGAAAGAGCGTTTTGAGCTCCACCACGGTGTCAGAATTCACGACAGTGCGATTGTTGCTGCTGCAAAACTGTCTGAGCGCTACATTACAGACCGGTTTCTGCCGGATAAAGCGATTGACCTGATTGATGAAGCCTGCGCCATGATCAGAACCGAAATTGACTCCATGCCACAGGAATTAGATGAAGCCTTCCGCCGCGTCATGCAGCTTGAAATTGAAGAAGAGGCGCTTGCAAAAGAGAAAGATCCGGCAAGTATGGAGCGTCTGAATAAACTTCGTCTGGAACTGGCTGAACTGAAGGAACAGGCAGAGGTAATGAAGGCCAAGTGGGAAGGCGAAAAGCAGTCCCTGGTTGGTATTCAGGAGAAAAAAGAAGAGCTTGATAAGCTGAGAAGAGAGCTTGAGGATGCTGAGAATAACTATGATCTGTCAAAAGCTGCTGAGCTGAAGCACGGTCATATCCCTAAGCTTGAAAAGGAAATTAAAGCACTTGAAGCTGAAAATGAACAATCACGTGATGAAAACCGTCTGCTGAGAGAAGAAGTGTCAGAAGAAGAGATTGCTTCGATTGTTGCAAGGTGGACGGGAATCCCGGTGAACAGATTAATAGAAGAAGAACGTCAAAAACTGCTGAGACTTGAAGATACGCTTCAGGAAAGAGTCATTGGACAGCAGGAAGCTGTCGTAGCTGTCAGTGAAGCAGTCTTAAGAGCACGTGCAGGCATTAAAGATCCTGATCGCCCAATTGGTTCATTTATATTCCTTGGACCAACAGGTGTCGGTAAAACAGAACTCGCCAAATCACTGGCTTTCACACTTTTCGATAGTGAGGATCAAATGGTCAGGATCGATATGTCTGAGTACATGGAAAAGCATGCTGTATCAAGACTGATTGGTGCACCACCAGGATATATCGGGTATGAAGAGGGTGGCCAGCTGACTGAAGCTGTCAGAAGAAAGCCTTATTCAGTCATCCTGCTGGATGAAATTGAAAAGGCGCATCCTGAAGTGTTTAATATTCTTCTGCAGATGCTTGATGAAGGTAGAATCACTGACTCTAAAGGACGTACAGTAGATTTTAAAAACACAATCATTATTATGACCTCTAATATCGGCTCAAGTCATTTGCTAGAACAATCCGGTGATATCGAGCAGGCACGGGATCTTGTCATGGAAGACCTTCACCGCCATTTCAGACCTGAGCTTTTAAACAGAATGGATGACATTGTACTATTTAATCCTCTGACAGAAAGTCATATGAAGGGAATCGTCTATAAGATGATGGAAGAACTGCAGGAGCGGTTAACTGAGCAGCACATTACACTCGAATTGTCAGATGAAACAGTCGGCTATATTGCTAAGACTGCTTATAATCCATCTTTCGGTGCCCGACCGTTAAAGCGTTATATTCAAAAAGAAATTGAAACGCTTATTGCAAAAGAGCTGTTAAAAGGAAATATAAAGCCACACAGTCATATTCTGATCGAGCGTGAGAATGAACAATACAAGATTATACACAAATAAAAAATCATGATCCCTGTTTTCGGGGATCATGATTTTTTATTGATGTTCAGCAGGCTGAGGTTTTGGAATAATTGTACCAAGTACAAATAGCAGTACAGTTACAATCACTGCGATAATGTTAGCCGTCATGAACTCGTAAGGAACACCGTTCATTGAGCTGACAACATAAGCCATCATGTGTGTTAAAAGGAACGTCCAGAATAATGTGAAGAAATATGCCAAAGGATTCACCTCATTTCGAAAAAATACATCGCTTTCATTTTAGCACAGTTTTTTAGAAAAGAAATGTCGAATCAATGAATTCATCATGAAATTCAGTTATGATATTAAAATAATTGCTATGTTAAAGGTGGCTGTTAATTGCAGCTCCAGGGGGGACGCTTTCCGCAGGGACGGCTGTGAGCCTCCTCGGCTTCGCCTGTAGGGTCTCACCTGTCCGTCTTCTCCTGCTGGAGTCGCCCCCCTTCAGCTACAATTAACAGCTGTGCAGGTATGACACAGGTCTTTAACATAACTAAATTATTAAAAAGGAAAAAAGAGGAGAGAGTCAAATGGCAGACGATAAAACAATGGAATTTATGCAGATTGCAATGAAATACCTACCGGAAGCAAAAGCAAAAATGGATGAAGCGGGTATTGAAGTATCAGTAGAATCCCTCCAGCCATTCATGGCTATATTCGCAAAAGCAATGAACGATGCTTACGAGCTAGGGAAAGCTGACGCAGAGAAATAAAAGAGAAAATAGCATATAGATCAGTAATATTTGAGGTGAGCGTAGCGTAGGGCGGCGACTCCACCGGGATAAAACGGACAGGCGAGACCCAGCAGGCGCGCAGCGACGAGGAGGCTCACCGCCGTTCCCGGGGAAAGCGTCCGCCCGGAGCGCAGCGAGCGGGTTATTTTTTCAGCTAAGACTAAAATGTCTTAGCTTTTTTATTACATAACAATCCCAGCATCAGTTGAAAACAAATTCATTATCATATATTATTAGTACCAACTCATAATATATGATCATATCGATAGATAAAAAATCAGAAAGAAGGAAGATATATGCGTGCAGGTGCTTTAGGAGTAGGGCGTTACTTACCGGAAAGGGTCGTTACTAATCTAGACCTTGAAAAACAAATGGACACTTCAGATGAATGGATCAGAACCCGTACAGGGATTGAAGAGCGCCGGATTGCCGGGGATGAAGTAGACACTTCAGATATGGCATATGAAGCAGCCTTGAAGGCAATTGAACATGCAGGTACGAAAGCTGAAGACATCGACATGATCCTCGTGGCGACAGTGACCCCTGACAGACCGTTTCCTTCTGTGGCGACAATTTTACAGGAGAGACTTGGTGCCACTAAGGCTGCAGCAATGGATCTATCAGCTGCATGTGCCGGATTTATGTATGGCATGGTGACTGCAAAGCAATTTATTGAAAACGCAGGTTATAAGCAAGTCCTTGTAGTTGGTGTAGAAAAACTGAGTAAAATCACAAACTGGGACGACCGTAATACTGCTGTATTATTTGGAGACGGTGCTGGGGCAATGGTCTTAGGTCCGGTTGATGATGAGAAAGGGATTCTGTCATTTGAGCTCGGCTCTGATGGTTCAGGTGGTAAGCACCTTTATCAGGCGGAAGATGGCATTTATATGAATGGCCGTGAAGTATTCAAGTTTGCTGTACGACAAATGGGTGAATCAAGTATTAATGTCCTTGAAAAAGCAGGATTAACAAAAGAAGATGTCGATTATCTGATTCCGCATCAGGCAAACATCAGAATCATGGAAGCTTCAAGACAAAGACTTGAATTGCCGGTTGAAAAAATGTCTATGACTGTAAATAAATATGGCAATACGTCAGCAGCTTCAATTCCAATCTCATTAATAGAAGATCTTGAAGCAGGCAGAATTAAAGACGGAGACCTTCTTGTAATGGTTGGCTTTGGTGGCGGACTGACATGGGGCGCAATTGCAATGCGCTGGGGAAAATAACTTAGCACAATAGAAACAGGAGATGACAATAATGACGAAAAGACGCGTTGTAGTAACAGGTCTTGGAATGGTTTCACCACTTGGGAATGATGTGGATACGACCTGGAAGAATATTATTGACGGTAAATCGGGAATCGGTGAACTGACAAGATTAAATCAGGAAGAATTTCCTGCAAGGGCAGTCGCTGAATTAAAAGACTTTAATATTGAAGATTATATAGAAAGAAAAGAAGCGAGAAAAATGGATCGTTTCACCCATTATGCAATCGTCGCTGCACGTGAAGCAGTGAAAGATTCAGGCCTGGATATCTCTGCTAATGCTGAGAGAACAGGTGTATGGATCGGTAGCGGGATCGGCGGGATGGAAACGTTCGAAAAGCAGTTTGAAACGTTCCAAAAGCGTGGATACAAGCGCGTCAGCCCATTCTTCGTTCCGATGATGATCCCTGATATGGCTGCAGGACAAGTGTCGATTGACCTTGGGGCAAAAGGAATGAATTCATGTACAGTTACTGCATGTGCAAGTGGAACGAATTCAATCGGAGATGCATTCAAGGTGATTCAGCGCGGCGATGCTGATGCGATGGTGACAGGAGGATCAGAAGCGCCGATCTCTCAGATGGCAATGGCAGGGTTTGTAGCTAACACTGCGCTGACACTAAATGAGGATGTGACAAAGGCCAGCCGCCCGTTTGATAAAAACCGAGACGGCTTTGTGATGGGAGAAGGCGCAGGAATTTTAGTCCTTGAAGAGCTTGAACATGCACTGGCAAGAGGCGCTGAAATCTATGCTGAAATCACAGGCTATGGCTCAACTGGTGATGCGTATCACATTACAGCACCGGCGCCTGGTGGAGAAGGCGGGGTTCGTGCGATGAGACAATCTCTTGAAGATGCAGGTATAAAGCCTGAAGAAGTTGGTTACATTAACGCACATGGTACAAGTACACCATACAATGATAAATATGAAACAATGGCGATCAAGGAAGTATTCGGTGACCACGCTTATAAGCTTGCAGTCAGTTCAACAAAATCAATGACAGGTCATTTGCTTGGAGCGGCCGGTGGAGTTGAAGCAATATTCACTGTACTTGCACTTAAGAACAGTATATTGCCTCCAACGATTAACCTTGAAGAAGCAGATCCTGAATGCGATCTGGACTATGTACCTAACCAGGCACGTAAACAGGAAATCCGGGCTGCAGTCAGTAATTCCCTGGGATTCGGCGGCCATAATGCAACAATTGTATTCAAATCGTACGAGTAATATCGACATACCAAGGCAGGGTTTGCGACAAGCAACCCTGTTTTTTTTTATGAATATGAATGAATATTCATGCATCCTATTGTAATATAATTCATTTTACCTATTAAAGTATGTTGAATAATAAAGTATTGTAAATATTACACCGATCATTCGACCTTAAAAATATTTTTAAAATTTTTTTATTTCGACAAAACCCTTTAAAATCAACGCTTCTGGGATGGTGTGGGGGGGTAATTTCAAAGAATTAGAAAAAACAAGTTGAAATTGTAATCTATCTGTAATAGTATTTTATACAAATAATATAAATTGATTGAAAATAAGAAATATTAGAGGTGTTCAAATGGTTAGAAAAACGGCAGGACAGAATGAGACACCACTTTTAGAGATCAAGGAGCTTCAGACAGGGTTTAAGATTGGTAAAGACTACTATAACGCTGTTGAAAAAGTATCCTTGAAAGTCGACAGACGAAAAATTGTCGGAATAGTCGGAGAATCCGGCTGCGGTAAAAGTGTAATGTCACTGTCAGTTATGCAGCTTCTTCCTCAGGGGATCGGAAAGATCAGAGGGGGAGAAATTAAATTCGAAGGTAGAAATATTGAAAATCTTTCAGAACGCGAGATGAACAAAATCCGCGGAAAAGATATCTCAATGATTTTCCAGGAGCCGATGACTGCTCTTAATCCGGTATTTACAATCGGATATCAAATAGAAGAAGTGCTTCTCAATCACGAGAAGATTGATAAAAAAGAAGCTAGAAAGAAAAGTGTTGCACTATTAAAGAGCGTGGGAATTCCTAGACCGGAAAGTATTGTTGAAGAATATCCTCACCAGCTGTCAGGTGGTATGAGACAGCGTGTCATGATCGCAATGGCGATTGCATGTCAGCCTAAGCTGCTGATTGCAGACGAACCGACAACGGCACTTGACGTAACCGTACAGGCTCAGATCCTTGAGCTGCTGAAGGATATTCAGGAAGTTAACGACATGGCTATTATCATGATTACGCATGACCTGGGCGTCGTCTCGGAAATCTGTGACGAGGTCATTGTTATGTACGCAGGAAAAATTGTAGAAAGAACAGATGTAATTGAACTGTTCGAAAACCCTAAACATCCATATACGCAGTTATTAATGAATGCAATTCCGAAAATGGATGAAGATGTTGAGACGCTTGCAACAATTGATGGTCTTGTACCTTCGATTCAAAAGATGCCTCAGACAGGATGCAGATTTGCTAACAGATGTCCAAAAGCAATGCCTGAGTGTACGAAGATTACACCTCTGCTGGCTGAAGATGAGCCTGGTCATGAAGTAGCCTGCATTCTATATGAGAACAGTAAACAGCCTGAAGGGGTGGGTGAAAGATGAATATGACAGAAACGCGCGAGACAGCCACTCAGCCGCCTAAAACTGAAAAAGAAGTACTGCTCGATATTCAAAACCTGAAAACGTACTATCCAATCAAAGGCGGGTTTCTGAAAAGAACAATCGGAAATGTTAAAGCCGTTGATGATATTAATATTCAGATTAAAAAAGGTGAAACAATGGGTCTCGTTGGAGAGTCTGGCTGCGGTAAATCTACAACCGGCCGCACAATCCTGAGACTGTTGACGCCAACATCCGGCAAAATTATTTTTGACGGA
This region of Jeotgalibacillus malaysiensis genomic DNA includes:
- a CDS encoding peptide ABC transporter ATP-binding protein — translated: MVRKTAGQNETPLLEIKELQTGFKIGKDYYNAVEKVSLKVDRRKIVGIVGESGCGKSVMSLSVMQLLPQGIGKIRGGEIKFEGRNIENLSEREMNKIRGKDISMIFQEPMTALNPVFTIGYQIEEVLLNHEKIDKKEARKKSVALLKSVGIPRPESIVEEYPHQLSGGMRQRVMIAMAIACQPKLLIADEPTTALDVTVQAQILELLKDIQEVNDMAIIMITHDLGVVSEICDEVIVMYAGKIVERTDVIELFENPKHPYTQLLMNAIPKMDEDVETLATIDGLVPSIQKMPQTGCRFANRCPKAMPECTKITPLLAEDEPGHEVACILYENSKQPEGVGER
- a CDS encoding 3-oxoacyl-ACP synthase produces the protein MTKRRVVVTGLGMVSPLGNDVDTTWKNIIDGKSGIGELTRLNQEEFPARAVAELKDFNIEDYIERKEARKMDRFTHYAIVAAREAVKDSGLDISANAERTGVWIGSGIGGMETFEKQFETFQKRGYKRVSPFFVPMMIPDMAAGQVSIDLGAKGMNSCTVTACASGTNSIGDAFKVIQRGDADAMVTGGSEAPISQMAMAGFVANTALTLNEDVTKASRPFDKNRDGFVMGEGAGILVLEELEHALARGAEIYAEITGYGSTGDAYHITAPAPGGEGGVRAMRQSLEDAGIKPEEVGYINAHGTSTPYNDKYETMAIKEVFGDHAYKLAVSSTKSMTGHLLGAAGGVEAIFTVLALKNSILPPTINLEEADPECDLDYVPNQARKQEIRAAVSNSLGFGGHNATIVFKSYE